A DNA window from Candidatus Bathyarchaeota archaeon contains the following coding sequences:
- a CDS encoding AAA family ATPase: MSRAIIAITGMPGAGKGLVSKVAKEIGFPIFVLGDVIREEANTKGISPTPKNLGRLTLEIREKEGEGVVAKRLLSKMKSEKVKLVIVEGVRSLNEIEEFEKGYKTMILGVHTSPEERFQRLVRRKRSDDPKKWEEFVERDRRELKVGIGDVLALSDIMVINESTKEEFKNKIRPILMNLRKRY; the protein is encoded by the coding sequence ATGAGTAGAGCAATAATAGCGATAACCGGAATGCCCGGTGCAGGTAAAGGATTGGTTTCAAAAGTAGCGAAAGAAATTGGTTTTCCAATATTCGTTTTAGGCGATGTTATCAGGGAAGAAGCTAATACAAAGGGAATTTCGCCTACTCCAAAAAACCTTGGGAGATTGACGCTGGAAATAAGAGAAAAGGAAGGGGAAGGCGTGGTAGCAAAAAGGCTACTATCAAAAATGAAGAGCGAAAAGGTGAAATTGGTTATCGTAGAGGGTGTGAGGAGTCTCAACGAGATTGAGGAATTTGAGAAAGGCTATAAGACGATGATTCTTGGAGTTCATACATCTCCTGAAGAGAGATTTCAAAGACTTGTAAGAAGAAAACGAAGCGATGATCCTAAAAAATGGGAGGAGTTTGTAGAGAGGGATAGGAGAGAATTGAAAGTCGGTATAGGTGATGTATTGGCTTTATCGGATATTATGGTTATTAATGAGTCTACCAAAGAGGAATTCAAAAATAAAATTAGACCAATCTTAATGAATTTGAGAAAAAGGTACTGA
- a CDS encoding VTT domain-containing protein, with amino-acid sequence MSDIVPFAEYLIDTFGYFGIFIVEAIANATLFFPIPGAIFTMASGLFLNPIMVGIYAGLGAAVGELTGYLVGFGGGVLIKDKVEFKSMRRVYAKYGLWTIYIFSAIPFPFDIIGIICGVLRVRPLVFFVLTALGKITSRVMLAAVGTQVANIFIGILEGRFDLLAIILILIISAIFTFSISYWKIIVNRDKKASNSEK; translated from the coding sequence TTGTCAGATATTGTGCCATTTGCTGAGTATTTAATAGATACTTTCGGATACTTTGGAATTTTCATTGTTGAAGCTATAGCCAACGCGACGCTCTTCTTTCCAATACCAGGTGCAATATTCACAATGGCTTCAGGCTTATTCTTGAATCCAATTATGGTAGGAATTTATGCTGGTTTAGGAGCGGCTGTGGGAGAACTTACTGGTTATTTGGTTGGTTTTGGTGGCGGAGTTCTTATCAAAGATAAAGTTGAATTCAAGTCTATGAGAAGAGTTTACGCTAAATACGGTTTATGGACTATCTATATATTCTCAGCGATCCCTTTCCCATTTGATATCATAGGAATTATCTGCGGTGTCTTAAGGGTCAGACCCTTAGTATTTTTCGTACTCACAGCATTAGGAAAAATTACATCAAGAGTAATGCTAGCTGCGGTTGGAACTCAGGTTGCAAATATCTTTATCGGCATTTTAGAAGGAAGATTTGATTTGCTCGCGATTATACTAATCCTTATTATCTCTGCGATATTTACATTTTCGATCTCTTATTGGAAAATCATTGTTAACAGAGATAAGAAAGCTTCTAATTCGGAGAAATAG
- the thpR gene encoding RNA 2',3'-cyclic phosphodiesterase, translating to MQTQRIRSFIALDIDDMNLLDKFATVQKKIHNAGADLKLVELKNIHITFKFLGEVNPITLDKVKEEMDGVKVSAFNIEFEEVGTFPNIKRPRVIWIGIKKGSTELQKINDQLDPKLRQLGFVSDRKGFSPHVTIARVRSGRNKKELIDVLNEIKSTQFGSMHGGCLRLKKSTLTPEGPTYTTIHEVKFNTS from the coding sequence TTGCAAACTCAACGAATAAGAAGTTTCATTGCATTAGACATAGATGATATGAATCTCTTGGATAAATTTGCAACCGTCCAAAAGAAGATTCATAATGCTGGAGCAGATCTGAAATTAGTTGAATTAAAGAACATCCATATTACTTTCAAATTTTTGGGAGAAGTAAATCCAATCACACTTGACAAGGTAAAGGAAGAGATGGATGGAGTCAAAGTTTCCGCTTTTAATATTGAATTTGAAGAAGTTGGAACCTTCCCAAATATCAAGCGTCCAAGAGTTATTTGGATTGGGATAAAGAAAGGGTCAACAGAGCTTCAAAAAATCAACGATCAATTGGATCCTAAACTTCGACAGCTAGGCTTTGTCTCAGATAGAAAAGGCTTCAGTCCTCATGTGACAATTGCAAGAGTAAGGTCGGGTAGAAATAAGAAAGAATTGATCGATGTGTTGAATGAAATAAAATCGACGCAATTTGGTTCTATGCATGGAGGATGCCTGAGATTAAAGAAAAGTACGTTAACTCCGGAAGGTCCTACTTACACAACTATTCATGAAGTCAAGTTCAATACTTCCTGA
- the cca gene encoding CCA tRNA nucleotidyltransferase gives MPTKNLTKVKDEVLKRVIPDSKEVQKAQKLADDIKTKIEEKAKKHKLDCEVRIDGSFAKDTWLKGEADIDLFMRVPKTLTEEEFRKVCLKVAKESVKEYGHIERYAEHPYIETVIDSYKVNIVPCYLTEKNKWISAVDRTPFHTDYMKEKLGKLRDEVRILKKFMKGIKTYGAEIKVGGFSGILCETLILNYGSFEGTIKSAINWKKREIIDIENHYEVTRADIYDLFDEPFIVIDPVDKFRNVAAAVREQKLWDFVYACRVFLRKPSLDFFYPPEPRLLSKNEMCKKITEYGSNYLALKFGEVDAVVDVLWSQLYKSERCLKNLFEKNDFNVFRSGSWSNEADLNIIIFELEENPISSVKKHFGPHVYRRKNGDIFINKHLKADDTILGPWIENDRLVVEKKRKYCDAADLLNESLSKGGENIGVGKLVIISLQNGFDILLDKDILNLYNLKTEFSKFLVDFLNGKPIWMEARARLSKSSMK, from the coding sequence ATGCCTACCAAGAATTTAACAAAGGTGAAAGATGAAGTCCTGAAAAGAGTCATTCCTGATTCTAAAGAAGTTCAAAAAGCACAGAAGCTTGCTGATGATATTAAAACTAAAATCGAAGAGAAAGCGAAGAAACACAAATTAGATTGTGAGGTCAGGATAGATGGCTCATTTGCAAAGGATACATGGTTGAAAGGCGAAGCAGATATAGACCTTTTTATGCGTGTTCCGAAAACGTTAACTGAAGAAGAATTTAGAAAAGTATGCCTTAAGGTCGCTAAGGAATCTGTGAAAGAGTATGGCCACATAGAAAGGTATGCAGAACACCCATATATTGAAACAGTTATTGATAGTTATAAGGTGAACATTGTTCCATGCTATCTTACTGAGAAGAACAAATGGATTAGCGCTGTTGATAGAACCCCTTTCCATACTGATTACATGAAAGAGAAACTGGGCAAGTTAAGAGATGAAGTTAGAATTCTAAAGAAGTTTATGAAAGGCATTAAAACATACGGAGCAGAGATTAAGGTTGGTGGATTTAGTGGCATACTCTGCGAGACCTTGATTCTAAACTACGGTTCCTTTGAAGGTACTATAAAATCAGCTATCAATTGGAAAAAGAGAGAAATAATAGATATTGAAAATCATTATGAAGTTACAAGAGCTGATATCTATGATCTTTTTGATGAGCCCTTTATAGTCATAGATCCTGTAGATAAATTCAGAAATGTAGCGGCAGCCGTAAGAGAACAGAAATTATGGGATTTTGTATATGCATGCAGAGTTTTTCTTAGAAAACCTAGTTTAGATTTCTTTTATCCTCCTGAACCGAGATTATTATCAAAAAATGAAATGTGTAAGAAAATCACTGAGTATGGCTCGAACTATCTGGCATTGAAATTTGGTGAAGTGGATGCTGTGGTCGATGTTTTATGGAGTCAGCTATATAAGAGCGAGAGATGTCTGAAGAATCTATTTGAGAAAAATGATTTCAACGTATTTAGATCTGGTTCTTGGAGTAATGAAGCTGACTTAAATATCATAATCTTTGAATTGGAAGAAAACCCAATCTCATCTGTAAAGAAACATTTTGGGCCTCATGTTTATCGAAGGAAGAATGGGGATATTTTCATAAATAAACATCTAAAAGCAGATGATACAATTTTGGGCCCATGGATAGAGAACGATAGATTGGTAGTAGAGAAGAAGAGAAAATATTGTGATGCTGCTGATTTACTCAATGAGTCCTTAAGTAAAGGTGGAGAAAATATTGGCGTTGGCAAACTTGTTATCATAAGCTTACAGAATGGATTTGATATACTATTAGATAAGGATATTTTGAATCTATATAATTTAAAAACCGAATTTTCAAAATTTTTAGTAGATTTTCTTAATGGCAAGCCAATATGGATGGAAGCGCGCGCGCGCTTAAGCAAATCATCAATGAAATAA